One genomic segment of Pseudorasbora parva isolate DD20220531a chromosome 6, ASM2467924v1, whole genome shotgun sequence includes these proteins:
- the LOC137079457 gene encoding zona pellucida sperm-binding protein 4-like, protein MTGSWCAVQSLALCVWFCAFCHAVPQWSNLPQNPQALMLQQTDQRLQKQASQSPQWVQQQASQQVQKPASQSPQWVQQQASQQVQKPASQSPQWVQQQASQQVQKPASQSPQWVQQQASQQVQKPASQSPQWVQQQASQSPQWVQQQASQQQVQPKQPVVQAEPLDKCAVADYEQIQCGPAGTSGAECEALNCCFNGQQCYYGKAVTVQCIRDGQFVVVVARDVTLPRLSLDSVRLLGGNDPPCSPVGSTPSFAIYQFPVTACGTSMMEDGGYVVYENRMTSSYEVGVGPLGSITRDSHFELLFQCRYSGTSVEALVVEVNTVPAPPPVAASGPLRVELRLANGQCVTKGCAEGDEAYTSYYSDADYPVTKVLREPVFVEVRVLERTDPNIVLMLGRCWATSTPSPLSLPQWDLLVDGCPYRDDRYLTTLVPVAGSSGLQFPTHYKRFVVKMFTFVDPASLAPLQETIFIHCSTAVCHPSSGSCEQSCARKRRDADVKTISSGQTVVSSGEVTLVM, encoded by the exons ATGACAGGAAGTTGGTGTGCAGTGCAGTCTCTGGCactttgtgtgtggttttgtgctTTCTGTCATGCTGTTCCACAGTGGAGTAATCTGCCCCAGAATCCCCAAGCTCTGATGTTACAGCAAACTGACCAGCGGCTTCAGAAGcaagctagtcagtctcctcagtgggttcaacagcaagctagtcagcaggttcagaagccagctagtcagtctcctcagtgggttcaacagcaagctagtcagcaggttcagaagccagctagtcagtctcctcagtgggttcaacagcaagctagtcagcaggttcagaagccagctagtcagtctcctcagtgggttcaacagcaggctagtcagcaggttcagaagccagctagtcagtctcctcagtgggttcaacagcaagctagtcagtctcctcagtgggttcaacagcaagctagtcaACAGCAGGTTCAGCCTAAGCAGCCAGTGGTGCAGGCAGAGCCCCTTGACAAATGTGCTGTTGCTGATTATGAGCAGATCCAATGTGGCCCAGCTGGTACCAGTGGTGCTGAGTGTGAAGCGCTCAACTGCTGCTTTAACGGACAGCAGTGCTACTATGGGAAGGCGG TGACTGTCCAGTGTATAAGAGATGGTCAGTTTGTGGTAGTGGTGGCTAGAGATGTTACTCTGCCTCGATTGAGCCTGGATTCAGTCCGTCTCCTGGGTGGAAATGACCCAccttgcagtcctgtgggatccaCACCTTCCTTTGCTATATACCAGTTCCCTGTCACTGCATGTGGCACGAGCATGATG GAGGATGGTGGCTATGTGGTGTATGAAAACAGGATGACCTCCTCGTATGAAGTGGGTGTCGGACCGCTTGGTTCCATcacaagggacagccattttga GCTTCTCTTCCAGTGTAGGTACTCTGGTACTTCTGTGGAAGCTCTGGTTGTGGAGGTCAACACTGTTCCTGCACCTCCACCAGTAGCTGCTTCTGGACCCCTCAGGGTGGAGCTTAGACTGGCAAATGGTCAATGTGTCACCAAAGGCTGTGCAGAAG GGGACGAGGCGTACACCTCTTACTACAGTGATGCTGATTATCCGGTCACAAAAGTCCTGCGGGAGCCGGTGTTTGTTGAGGTGCGGGTTTTGGAGAGGACTGACCCCAACATTGTCCTGATGCTGGGACGTTGCTGGGCGACATCAACCCCCAGTCCACTCAGTCTACCCCAGTGGGACCTTCTGGTCGATGG ATGCCCTTACCGGGATGACCGTTACCTGACCACACTGGTTCCGGTGGCTGGATCTTCTGGTCTTCAGTTCCCAACCCACTACAAGCGCtttgttgtgaagatgtttACATTTGTGGATCCAGCATCACTGGCTCCTCTGCAGGAAACC ATCTTCATCCACTGTAGTACAGCGGTGTGCCATCCCTCTTCTGGCTCCTGTGAGCAAAGCTGTGCTAGGAAAA GAAGAGATGCTGATGTCAAGACAATCTCTAGTGGACAAACTGTGGTGTCTAGTGGAGAAGTTACTCTGGTCATGTGA
- the LOC137079458 gene encoding zona pellucida sperm-binding protein 4-like, whose product MTGSWCAVQSLALCVWFCAFCHAVPQWSNLPQNPQALMLQQTDQRLQKQASQSPQWVQQQASQSPQWVQQQASQSPQWVQQQASQQVQKPASQSPQWVQQQASQQVQKPASQSPQWVQQQASQQVQKPASQSPQWVQQQASQSPQWVQQQASQQQVQPKQPVVQAEPLDKCAVADYEQIQCGPAGTSGAECEALNCCFNGQQCYYGKAVTVQCIRDGQFVVVVARDVTLPRLSLDSVRLLGGNDPPCSPVGSTPSFAIYQFPVTACGTSMMEDGGYVVYENRMTSSYEVGVGPLGSITRDSHFELLFQCRYSGTSVEALVVEVNTVPAPPPVAASGPLRVELRLANGQCVTKGCAEGDEAYTSYYSDADYPVTKVLREPVFVEVRVLERTDPNIVLMLGRCWATSTPSPLSLPQWDLLVDGCPYRDDRYLTTLVPVAGSSGLQFPTHYKRFVVKMFTFVDPASLAPLQETIFIHCSTAVCHPSSGSCEQSCARKRRDADVKTISSGQTVVSSGEVTLVM is encoded by the exons ATGACAGGAAGTTGGTGTGCAGTGCAGTCTCTGGCactttgtgtgtggttttgtgctTTCTGTCATGCTGTTCCACAGTGGAGTAATCTGCCCCAGAATCCCCAAGCTCTGATGTTACAGCAAACTGACCAGCGGCTTCAGAAGcaagctagtcagtctcctcagtgggttcaacagcaagctagtcagtctcctcagtgggttcaacagcaagctagtcagtctcctcagtgggttcaacagcaagctagtcagcaggttcagaagccagctagtcagtctcctcagtgggttcaacagcaggctagtcagcaggttcagaagccagctagtcagtctcctcagtgggttcaacagcaggctagtcagcaggttcagaagccagctagtcagtctcctcagtgggttcaacagcaagctagtcagtctcctcagtgggttcaacagcaagctagtcaACAGCAGGTTCAGCCTAAGCAGCCAGTGGTGCAGGCAGAGCCCCTTGACAAATGTGCTGTTGCTGATTATGAGCAGATCCAATGTGGCCCAGCTGGTACCAGTGGTGCTGAGTGTGAAGCGCTCAACTGCTGCTTTAACGGACAGCAGTGCTACTATGGGAAGGCGG TGACTGTCCAGTGTATAAGAGATGGTCAGTTTGTGGTAGTGGTGGCTAGAGATGTTACTCTGCCTCGATTGAGCCTGGATTCAGTCCGTCTCCTGGGTGGAAATGACCCAccttgcagtcctgtgggatccaCACCTTCCTTTGCTATATACCAGTTCCCTGTCACTGCATGTGGCACGAGCATGATG GAGGATGGTGGCTATGTGGTGTATGAAAACAGGATGACCTCCTCGTATGAAGTGGGTGTCGGACCGCTTGGTTCCATcacaagggacagccattttga GCTTCTCTTCCAGTGTAGGTACTCTGGTACTTCTGTGGAAGCTCTGGTTGTGGAGGTCAACACTGTTCCTGCACCTCCACCAGTAGCTGCTTCTGGACCCCTCAGGGTGGAGCTTAGACTGGCAAATGGTCAATGTGTCACCAAAGGCTGTGCAGAAG GGGACGAGGCGTACACCTCTTACTACAGTGATGCTGATTATCCGGTCACAAAAGTCCTGCGGGAGCCGGTGTTTGTTGAGGTGCGGGTTTTGGAGAGGACTGACCCCAACATTGTCCTGATGCTGGGACGTTGCTGGGCGACATCAACCCCCAGTCCACTCAGTCTACCCCAGTGGGACCTTCTGGTCGATGG ATGCCCTTACCGGGATGACCGTTACCTGACCACACTGGTTCCGGTGGCTGGATCTTCTGGTCTTCAGTTCCCAACCCACTACAAGCGCtttgttgtgaagatgtttACATTTGTGGATCCAGCATCACTGGCTCCTCTGCAGGAAACC ATCTTCATCCACTGTAGTACAGCGGTGTGCCATCCCTCTTCTGGCTCCTGTGAGCAAAGCTGTGCTAGGAAAA GAAGAGATGCTGATGTCAAGACAATCTCTAGTGGACAAACTGTGGTGTCTAGTGGAGAAGTTACTCTGGTCATGTGA
- the LOC137079539 gene encoding zona pellucida sperm-binding protein 4-like, whose protein sequence is MLQQTDQRLQKQASQSPQWVQQQASQQVQKPASQSPQWVQQQASQQVQKPASQSPQWVQQQASQQVQKPASQSPQWVQQQASQSPQWVQQQASQQQVQPKQPVVQAEPLDKCAVADYEQIQCGPAGTSGAECDALNCCFNGQQCYYGKAVTVQCIRDGQFVVVVARDVTLPRLSLDSVRLLGGNDPPCSPVGSTPSFAIYQFPVTACGTSMMEDGGYVVYENRMTSSYEVGVGPLGSITRDSHFELLFQCRYSGTSVEALVVEVNTVPAPPPVAASGPLRVELRLANGQCVTKGCAEGDEAYTSYYSDADYPVTKVLREPVFVEVRVLERTDPNIVLMLGRCWATSTPSPLSLPQWDLLVDGCPYRDDRYLTTLVPVAGSSGLQFPTHYKRFVVKMFTFVDPASLAPLQETIFIHCSTAVCHPSSGSCEQSCARKRRDADVKTISSGQTVVSSGEVTLVM, encoded by the exons ATGTTACAGCAAACTGACCAGCGGCTTCAGAAGcaagctagtcagtctcctcagtgggttcaacagcaagctagtcagcaggttcagaagccagctagtcagtctcctcagtgggttcaacagcaagctagtcagcaggttcagaagccagctagtcagtctcctcagtgggttcaacagcaggctagtcagcaggttcagaagccagctagtcagtctcctcagtgggttcaacagcaagctagtcagtctcctcagtgggttcaacagcaagctagtcaACAGCAGGTTCAGCCTAAGCAGCCAGTGGTGCAGGCAGAGCCCCTTGACAAATGTGCTGTAGCTGATTATGAGCAGATCCAATGTGGCCCAGCTGGTACCAGTGGTGCTGAGTGTGACGCGCTCAACTGCTGCTTTAACGGACAGCAGTGCTACTATGGGAAGG CCGTGACTGTCCAGTGTATAAGAGATGGTCAGTTTGTGGTAGTGGTGGCTAGAGATGTTACTCTGCCTCGATTGAGCCTGGATTCAGTCCGTCTCCTGGGTGGAAATGACCCAccttgcagtcctgtgggatccaCACCTTCCTTTGCTATATACCAGTTCCCTGTCACTGCATGTGGCACGAGCATGATG GAGGATGGTGGCTATGTGGTGTATGAAAACAGGATGACCTCCTCGTATGAAGTGGGTGTCGGACCGCTTGGTTCCATcacaagggacagccattttga GCTTCTCTTCCAGTGTAGGTACTCTGGTACTTCTGTGGAAGCTCTTGTTGTGGAGGTCAACACTGTTCCTGCACCTCCACCAGTAGCTGCTTCTGGACCCCTCAGGGTGGAGCTTAGACTGGCAAATGGTCAATGTGTCACCAAAGGCTGTGCAGAAG GGGACGAGGCGTACACCTCTTACTACAGTGATGCTGATTATCCGGTCACAAAAGTCCTGCGGGAGCCGGTGTTTGTTGAGGTGCGGGTTTTGGAGAGGACTGACCCCAACATTGTCCTGATGCTGGGACGTTGCTGGGCGACATCAACCCCCAGTCCACTCAGTCTACCCCAGTGGGACCTTCTGGTCGATGG ATGCCCTTACCGGGATGACCGTTACCTGACCACACTGGTTCCGGTGGCTGGATCTTCTGGTCTTCAGTTCCCAACCCACTACAAGCGCtttgttgtgaagatgtttACATTTGTGGATCCAGCATCACTGGCTCCTCTGCAGGAAACC ATCTTCATCCACTGTAGTACAGCGGTGTGCCATCCCTCTTCTGGCTCCTGTGAGCAAAGCTGTGCTAGGAAAA GAAGAGATGCTGATGTCAAGACAATCTCTAGTGGACAAACTGTGGTGTCTAGTGGAGAAGTTACTCTGGTCATGTGA
- the LOC137079541 gene encoding zona pellucida sperm-binding protein 4-like codes for MTGSWCAVQSLALCVWFCAFCHAVPQWSNLPQNPQALMLQQTDQRLQKQASQSPQWVQQQASQQVQKPASQSPQWVQQRASQQVQKPASQSPQWVQQQASQQVQKPASQSPQWVQQQASQSPQWVQQQASQQQVQPKQPVVQAEPLDKCAVADYEQIQCGPAGTSGAECDALNCCFNGQQCYYGKAVTVQCIRDGQFVVVVARDVTLPRLSLDSVRLLGGNDPPCSPVGSTPSFAIYQFPVTACGTSMMEDGGYVVYENRMTSSYEVGVGPLGSITRDSHFELLFQCRYSGTSVEALVVEVNTVPAPPPVAASGPLRVELRLANGQCVTKGCAEGDEAYTSYYSDADYPVTKVLREPVFVEVRVLERTDPNIVLMLGRCWATSTPSPLSLPQWDLLVDGCPYRDDRYLTTLVPVAGSSGLQFPTHYKRFVVKMFTFVDPASLAPLQETIFIHCSTAVCHPSSGSCEQSCARKRRDADVKTISSGQTVVSSGEVTLVM; via the exons ATGACAGGAAGTTGGTGTGCAGTGCAGTCTCTGGCactttgtgtgtggttttgtgctTTCTGTCATGCTGTTCCACAGTGGAGTAATCTGCCCCAGAATCCCCAAGCTCTGATGTTACAGCAAACTGACCAGCGGCTTCAGAAGcaagctagtcagtctcctcagtgggttcaacagcaagctagtcagcaggttcagaagccagctagtcagtctcctcagtgggttcaacagcgagctagtcagcaggttcagaagccagctagtcagtctcctcagtgggttcaacagcaggctagtcagcaggttcagaagccagctagtcagtctcctcagtgggttcaacagcaagctagtcagtctcctcagtgggttcaacagcaagctagtcaACAGCAGGTTCAGCCTAAGCAGCCAGTGGTGCAGGCAGAGCCCCTTGACAAATGTGCTGTAGCTGATTATGAGCAGATCCAATGTGGCCCAGCTGGTACCAGTGGTGCTGAGTGTGACGCGCTCAACTGCTGCTTTAACGGACAGCAGTGCTACTATGGGAAGG CCGTGACTGTCCAGTGTATAAGAGATGGTCAGTTTGTGGTAGTGGTGGCTAGAGATGTTACTCTGCCTCGATTGAGCCTGGATTCAGTCCGTCTCCTGGGTGGAAATGACCCAccttgcagtcctgtgggatccaCACCTTCCTTTGCTATATACCAGTTCCCTGTCACTGCATGTGGCACGAGCATGATG GAGGATGGTGGCTATGTGGTGTATGAAAACAGGATGACCTCCTCGTATGAAGTGGGTGTCGGACCGCTTGGTTCCATcacaagggacagccattttga GCTTCTCTTCCAGTGTAGGTACTCTGGTACTTCTGTGGAAGCTCTGGTTGTGGAGGTCAACACTGTTCCTGCACCTCCACCAGTAGCTGCTTCTGGACCCCTCAGGGTGGAGCTTAGACTGGCAAATGGTCAATGTGTCACCAAAGGCTGTGCAGAAG GGGACGAGGCGTACACCTCTTACTACAGTGATGCTGATTATCCGGTCACAAAAGTCCTGCGGGAGCCGGTGTTTGTTGAGGTGCGGGTTTTGGAGAGGACTGACCCCAACATTGTCCTGATGCTGGGACGTTGCTGGGCGACATCAACCCCCAGTCCACTCAGTCTACCCCAGTGGGACCTTCTGGTCGATGG ATGCCCTTACCGGGATGACCGTTACCTGACCACACTGGTTCCGGTGGCTGGATCTTCTGGTCTTCAGTTCCCAACCCACTACAAGCGCtttgttgtgaagatgtttACATTTGTGGATCCAGCATCACTGGCTCCTCTGCAGGAAACC ATCTTCATCCACTGTAGTACAGCGGTGTGCCATCCCTCTTCTGGCTCCTGTGAGCAAAGCTGTGCTAGGAAAA GAAGAGATGCTGATGTCAAGACAATCTCTAGTGGACAAACTGTGGTGTCTAGTGGAGAAGTTACTCTGGTCATGTGA
- the LOC137079460 gene encoding zona pellucida sperm-binding protein 4-like — protein sequence MTGSWCAVQSLALCVWFCAFCHAVPQWSNLPQNPQALMLQQTDQRLQKQASQSPQWVQQQASQQVQKPASQSPQWVQQQASQQVQKPASQSPQWVQQQASQQVQKPASQSPQWVQQQASQQVQKPASQSPQWVQQQASQQVQKPASQSPQWVQQQASQQVQKPASQSPQWVQQQASQSPQWVQQQASQQQVQPKQPVVQAEPLDKCAVADYEQIQCGPAGTSGAECEALNCCFNGQQCYYGKAVTVQCIRDGQFVVVVARDVTLPRLSLDSVRLLGGNDPPCSPVGSTPSFAIYQFPVTACGTSMMEDGGYVVYGNRMTSSYEVGVGPLGSITRDSHFELLFQCRYSGTSVEALVVEVNTVPAPPPVAASGPLRVELRLANGQCVTKGCAEGDEAYTSYYSDADYPVTKVLREPVFVEVRVLERTDPNIVLMLGRCWATSTPSPLSLPQWDLLVDGCPYRDDRYLTTLVPVAGSSGLQFPTHYKRFVVKMFTFVDPASLAPLQETIFIHCSTAVCHPSSGSCEQSCARKRRDADVKTISSGQTVVSSGEVTLVM from the exons ATGACAGGAAGTTGGTGTGCAGTGCAGTCTCTGGCactttgtgtgtggttttgtgctTTCTGTCATGCTGTTCCACAGTGGAGTAATCTGCCCCAGAATCCCCAAGCTCTGATGTTACAGCAAACTGACCAGCGGCTTCAGAAGcaagctagtcagtctcctcagtgggttcaacagcaagctagtcagcaggttcagaagccagctagtcagtctcctcagtgggttcaacagcaagctagtcagcaggttcagaagccagctagtcagtctcctcagtgggttcaacagcaagctagtcagcaggttcagaagccagctagtcagtctcctcagtgggttcaacagcaggctagtcagcaggttcagaagccagctagtcagtctcctcagtgggttcaacagcaggctagtcagcaggttcagaagccagctagtcagtctcctcagtgggttcaacagcaggctagtcagcaggttcagaagccagctagtcagtctcctcagtgggttcaacagcaagctagtcagtctcctcagtgggttcaacagcaagctagtcaACAGCAGGTTCAGCCTAAGCAGCCAGTGGTGCAGGCAGAGCCCCTTGACAAATGTGCTGTAGCTGATTATGAGCAGATCCAATGTGGCCCAGCTGGTACCAGTGGTGCTGAGTGTGAAGCGCTCAACTGCTGCTTTAACGGACAGCAGTGCTACTATGGGAAGGCGG TGACTGTCCAGTGTATAAGAGATGGTCAGTTTGTGGTAGTGGTGGCTAGAGATGTTACTCTGCCTCGATTGAGCCTGGATTCAGTCCGTCTCCTGGGTGGAAATGACCCAccttgcagtcctgtgggatccaCACCTTCCTTTGCTATATACCAGTTCCCTGTCACTGCATGTGGCACGAGCATGATG GAGGATGGTGGCTATGTGGTGTATGGAAACAGGATGACCTCCTCGTATGAAGTGGGTGTCGGACCGCTTGGTTCCATcacaagggacagccattttga GCTTCTCTTCCAGTGTAGGTACTCTGGTACTTCTGTGGAAGCTCTGGTTGTGGAGGTCAACACTGTTCCTGCACCTCCACCAGTAGCTGCTTCTGGACCCCTCAGGGTGGAGCTTAGACTGGCAAATGGTCAATGTGTCACCAAAGGCTGTGCAGAAG GGGACGAGGCGTACACCTCTTACTACAGTGATGCTGATTATCCGGTCACAAAAGTCCTGCGGGAGCCGGTGTTTGTTGAGGTGCGGGTTTTGGAGAGGACTGACCCCAACATTGTCCTGATGCTGGGACGTTGCTGGGCGACATCAACCCCCAGTCCACTCAGTCTACCCCAGTGGGACCTTCTGGTCGATGG ATGCCCTTACCGGGATGACCGTTACCTGACCACACTGGTTCCGGTGGCTGGATCTTCTGGTCTTCAGTTCCCAACCCACTACAAGCGCtttgttgtgaagatgtttACATTTGTGGATCCAGCATCACTGGCTCCTCTGCAGGAAACC ATCTTCATCCACTGTAGTACAGCGGTGTGCCATCCCTCTTCTGGCTCCTGTGAGCAAAGCTGTGCTAGGAAAA GAAGAGATGCTGATGTCAAGACAATCTCTAGTGGACAAACTGTGGTGTCTAGTGGAGAAGTTACTCTGGTCATGTGA
- the LOC137079542 gene encoding LOW QUALITY PROTEIN: zona pellucida sperm-binding protein 4-like (The sequence of the model RefSeq protein was modified relative to this genomic sequence to represent the inferred CDS: inserted 2 bases in 1 codon; substituted 1 base at 1 genomic stop codon), translated as MSTSKAECTKHLPKWSNLPQNPQALMLQQTDQRLQKQASQQVQKPASQSPQWVQQQASQQQASQSPQWVQQQASQQQVQPKQPVVQAEPLDKCAVADYEQIQCGPAGTSGAECXALNCCFNGQQCYYGKAVTVQCIRDGQFVVVVARDVTLPRLSLDSVRLLGGNDPPCSPVGSTPSFAIYQFPVTACGTSMMEDGGYVVYENRMTSSYEVGVGPLGSITRDSHFELLFQCRYSGTSVEALVVEVNTVPAPPPVAASGPLRVELRLANGQCVTKGCAERDEAYTSYYSDADYPVTXVLREPVFVEVRVLERTDPNIVLMLGRCWATSTPSPLSLPQWDLLVDGCPYRDDRYLTTLVPVAGSSGLQFPTHYKRFVVKMFTFVDPASLAPLQETIFIHCSTAVCHPSSGSCEQSCARKRRDADVKTISSGQTVVSSGEVTLVM; from the exons ATGTCTACAAGCAAAGCGGAATGCACCAAACATCTACCCAAA TGGAGTAATCTGCCCCAGAATCCCCAAGCTCTGATGTTACAGCAAACGGACCAGCGGCTTCAGAAGCAAGctagtcagcaggttcagaagccagctagtcagtctcctcagtgggttcaacagcaagctagtcagcag caagctagtcagtctcctcagtgggttcaacagcaagctagtcaACAGCAGGTTCAGCCTAAGCAGCCAGTGGTGCAGGCAGAGCCCCTTGACAAATGTGCTGTAGCTGATTATGAGCAGATCCAATGTGGCCCAGCTGGTACCAGTGGTGCTGAGTGTTAAGCGCTCAACTGCTGCTTTAACGGACAGCAGTGCTACTATGGGAAGGCGG TGACTGTCCAGTGTATAAGAGATGGTCAGTTTGTGGTAGTGGTGGCTAGAGATGTTACTCTGCCTCGATTGAGCCTGGATTCAGTCCGTCTCCTGGGTGGAAATGACCCAccttgcagtcctgtgggatccaCACCTTCCTTTGCTATATACCAGTTCCCTGTCACTGCATGTGGCACGAGCATGATG GAGGATGGTGGCTATGTGGTGTATGAAAACAGGATGACCTCCTCGTATGAAGTGGGTGTCGGACCGCTTGGTTCCATcacaagggacagccattttga GCTTCTCTTCCAGTGTAGGTACTCTGGTACTTCTGTGGAAGCTCTGGTTGTGGAGGTCAACACTGTTCCTGCACCTCCACCAGTAGCTGCTTCTGGACCCCTCAGGGTGGAGCTTAGACTGGCAAATGGTCAATGTGTCACCAAAGGCTGTGCAGAAA GGGACGAGGCGTACACCTCTTACTACAGTGATGCTGATTATCCGGTCAC AGTCCTGCGGGAGCCGGTGTTTGTTGAGGTGCGGGTTTTGGAGAGGACTGACCCCAACATTGTCCTGATGCTGGGACGTTGCTGGGCGACATCAACCCCCAGTCCACTCAGTCTACCCCAGTGGGACCTTCTGGTCGATGG ATGCCCTTACCGGGATGACCGTTACCTGACCACACTGGTTCCGGTGGCTGGATCTTCTGGTCTTCAGTTCCCAACCCACTACAAGCGCtttgttgtgaagatgtttACATTTGTGGATCCAGCATCACTGGCTCCTCTGCAGGAAACC ATCTTCATCCACTGTAGTACAGCGGTGTGCCATCCCTCTTCTGGCTCCTGTGAGCAAAGCTGTGCTAGGAAAA GAAGAGATGCTGATGTCAAGACAATCTCTAGTGGACAAACTGTGGTGTCTAGTGGAGAAGTTACTCTGGTCATGTGA